In a genomic window of Bradyrhizobium ontarionense:
- a CDS encoding acetyl-CoA hydrolase/transferase family protein codes for MSSSQVMSQALRAKIMSAEDAAALVKPGNHVGMSGFTGSGYPKAVPLALARHIEAAHARGEPFRIGVWTGASTAPELDGALAGANGIDLRLPYQSDPTTRQRINAGSIDYIDLHLSHVAQFVWFGFLGHLDVAVIECAGILPDGRLIPSTSIGNNKTWLDLADRVIIEVNSWMNPALLGMHDIYYGTRLPPHRKPIPIVAPGDRIGETTYRCNPDKVIAVVETHAPDRNTSFAAPDVISGAIAGHILEFFAHEVKQGRLPRNLLPLQSGVGNVANAVMAGLDDGPFPHLTAYTEVLQDGMLNLIRSGRMDLASATALSLSSEAAVQFNQEIEFLRDRIVLRPQEISNHPEVIRRLGVIAMNGLIEADIYGNVNSTHIRGSSIMNGIGGSGDFARNAYLSIFMTPSTAKNGTISSIVPMVTHVDHTEHDVQILVTEHGLADLRGLSPKQRARIIIEKAAHQRFRPALTDYFERACRDSTGKHTPHLLEEAFSVIRPLPSDIDR; via the coding sequence ATGAGTTCATCCCAGGTGATGTCGCAGGCGCTGCGCGCCAAGATCATGTCGGCGGAGGATGCGGCCGCGCTGGTCAAGCCCGGCAACCATGTCGGCATGAGCGGCTTCACCGGCTCGGGCTATCCCAAGGCCGTGCCGCTGGCGCTCGCGCGCCACATCGAAGCCGCGCACGCGCGCGGCGAGCCGTTCCGCATCGGCGTCTGGACCGGCGCGTCCACTGCGCCCGAGCTTGATGGCGCGCTCGCCGGGGCCAACGGCATCGACCTCCGCCTGCCCTATCAGTCCGATCCGACGACCCGGCAGCGCATCAATGCCGGGAGCATCGACTATATCGATCTCCATCTCAGCCACGTCGCACAGTTCGTGTGGTTCGGCTTTCTTGGCCATCTCGACGTCGCCGTGATCGAATGCGCCGGCATCCTGCCGGACGGGCGGCTGATCCCGTCGACGTCGATCGGCAACAACAAGACCTGGCTCGATCTGGCGGACCGCGTCATCATCGAAGTGAATTCGTGGATGAACCCGGCGCTGCTCGGCATGCACGACATTTACTACGGCACGCGGCTGCCGCCGCATCGCAAGCCAATCCCGATCGTGGCGCCCGGCGACCGTATCGGCGAGACCACCTATCGCTGCAATCCGGACAAGGTCATCGCCGTCGTCGAGACCCATGCACCGGACCGCAACACCAGCTTCGCAGCGCCAGACGTTATCTCCGGCGCAATTGCCGGGCACATCCTGGAGTTCTTCGCGCACGAGGTGAAGCAGGGTCGCCTGCCCCGCAACCTGCTGCCGCTGCAGTCCGGCGTCGGCAATGTCGCGAACGCCGTGATGGCCGGGCTCGATGACGGCCCGTTTCCGCATCTGACCGCCTATACCGAGGTCCTGCAGGACGGCATGCTCAACCTGATTCGTTCCGGCCGCATGGATCTCGCCTCTGCCACGGCGCTCTCGCTGAGCTCCGAGGCGGCCGTGCAGTTCAACCAGGAGATCGAGTTCCTGCGCGATCGCATCGTGCTGCGGCCGCAGGAGATCTCGAACCATCCGGAAGTGATCCGCAGGCTCGGCGTCATCGCGATGAACGGACTGATCGAGGCCGACATCTACGGCAACGTCAATTCGACCCATATCCGCGGCAGCAGCATCATGAACGGCATCGGCGGCTCCGGCGACTTTGCACGCAACGCGTATCTGTCGATCTTCATGACGCCGTCGACTGCGAAGAACGGCACCATCTCCAGCATCGTTCCGATGGTGACCCATGTCGACCACACCGAGCACGACGTGCAGATCCTCGTGACCGAACACGGGCTTGCCGACCTGCGCGGCCTGTCGCCGAAACAGCGCGCCCGCATCATCATCGAGAAGGCGGCACATCAGCGCTTCAGGCCGGCGCTGACGGATTACTTCGAACGTGCCTGCCGGGACTCGACCGGCAAGCACACGCCGCATCTGCTGGAGGAAGCGTTCAGCGTCATTCGGCCGCTGCCGTCGGATATCGATCGCTGA
- a CDS encoding DUF1491 family protein, producing the protein MRLKSSIWVSAYLRRCQSAGVFGAIRRRGAEEAGAVFVKVAFMDGTAQLYIPAPQTVYDDSRPIDRFFVPVSPQPMPETEVDERLVKELRFDSDAWIVETEDKEGRHFLDLVSEKP; encoded by the coding sequence ATGCGATTGAAATCGAGCATCTGGGTCAGCGCCTATCTGCGCCGCTGCCAGTCGGCGGGCGTGTTCGGCGCGATTCGTCGGCGTGGAGCCGAAGAGGCCGGTGCCGTCTTCGTCAAGGTCGCGTTCATGGATGGGACGGCGCAGCTTTATATCCCGGCACCCCAGACCGTCTACGACGACAGCCGGCCGATCGACCGCTTCTTCGTTCCGGTGTCACCGCAGCCGATGCCCGAAACCGAGGTCGACGAACGTCTCGTGAAGGAGCTGCGCTTCGATTCCGATGCCTGGATCGTCGAGACCGAGGACAAGGAAGGCCGCCACTTCCTCGACCTCGTGAGCGAAAAGCCGTAG
- a CDS encoding DUF2336 domain-containing protein, whose product MTRSSLFPGFDGLLTLSRREGVDIKPTLLRVLTDLYVQASAHSADEERQFVELASRLVDDVDDATRAAVRARLAIYPSTPIEILKKLGLRPVQHEAALPLAGPIPPSLRSPPSKAATRDDTASASLSMQPKDAAELSEMFLRASPNERIAILQNLATTPLKPAAPIPLHRAAHAIEALEMAAFNADVETFTTELGESLILPARMAIEVVNDPSGEPLACAAKALGMPAPVFERVLLFLKPEMGESVQTVFRLSRFYGRLSERAALIMLAAWRGSAMAAARAKHRPALYDDERQALRAGSARTGTQAPARPIVRTGTDGFKR is encoded by the coding sequence ATGACACGATCATCGCTATTCCCGGGCTTCGACGGGCTGCTTACGCTGTCGCGCCGCGAGGGCGTCGACATCAAACCCACCCTGCTGCGCGTGTTGACGGACCTCTATGTCCAGGCGAGCGCCCACTCGGCAGACGAGGAGCGGCAGTTCGTCGAGCTGGCCTCGCGTCTCGTCGATGACGTCGATGATGCGACCCGCGCGGCCGTCCGCGCCCGTCTCGCGATCTATCCGTCGACCCCGATCGAGATCCTGAAGAAGCTCGGGCTGCGCCCCGTGCAGCACGAGGCGGCGCTGCCGCTCGCCGGCCCGATTCCGCCATCGCTTCGATCACCGCCCTCCAAGGCGGCGACGCGGGATGACACGGCATCCGCCAGCCTGTCGATGCAGCCGAAGGATGCGGCCGAGCTGAGCGAGATGTTCCTGCGCGCCAGTCCGAACGAGCGCATCGCCATCCTGCAGAACCTCGCCACGACGCCGCTGAAGCCGGCGGCGCCGATTCCCTTGCACCGGGCGGCGCACGCGATCGAGGCGCTGGAGATGGCGGCCTTCAACGCCGACGTCGAGACGTTCACGACGGAGCTCGGCGAAAGCCTGATCCTGCCGGCGCGCATGGCCATCGAAGTCGTGAATGATCCGAGCGGCGAGCCGCTGGCCTGCGCCGCCAAGGCGCTGGGCATGCCGGCGCCGGTGTTCGAGCGCGTGCTGCTGTTCCTCAAGCCCGAGATGGGAGAGTCCGTCCAGACCGTCTTCAGGTTGTCGCGCTTCTACGGGCGCCTCAGCGAGCGCGCTGCCCTGATCATGCTGGCGGCGTGGCGTGGCTCTGCCATGGCCGCAGCCCGGGCGAAACACCGGCCGGCGCTCTACGATGATGAACGCCAGGCGCTCCGCGCAGGCTCGGCGCGAACCGGCACCCAGGCGCCCGCGAGGCCGATCGTGCGCACCGGAACCGACGGCTTCAAGCGCTGA
- a CDS encoding peptidoglycan-binding domain-containing protein produces the protein MPRRVADDDEARPRRRRRASAAVVEAADERGWLMRAMLYSPKDLFAGMLACAAGSAIIVNAVFLQSGPHPAPMFGSIVTIPPALASSNPLPRARPMEADISPFDPKVIETRSAETRASEARAAESRSADARTDQKYADPLADLVRSVSGGQGTSRTPSTQQGGNARRVAAVQRALTEYGYGQLKPTGMIGSDTQVAIQKFERERKLPVTGQVSDRLVRELAIVIGRPIE, from the coding sequence GTGCCTAGACGAGTTGCAGACGATGACGAGGCGCGGCCGCGACGTCGCAGGCGCGCCAGCGCAGCCGTTGTCGAAGCCGCGGACGAGCGCGGCTGGCTGATGCGCGCCATGCTCTACAGTCCGAAGGATCTGTTTGCCGGGATGCTCGCCTGCGCTGCCGGCAGCGCGATCATCGTCAATGCCGTGTTCCTGCAATCGGGACCGCATCCGGCGCCGATGTTCGGTTCGATCGTGACCATTCCGCCCGCTCTCGCCAGTTCCAATCCGCTGCCGCGGGCCCGCCCGATGGAGGCCGATATCTCTCCCTTCGACCCCAAGGTCATCGAGACCAGGTCGGCCGAAACCAGGGCGAGCGAGGCCAGAGCAGCCGAGTCGAGATCGGCGGATGCGCGCACCGATCAGAAATATGCCGATCCGCTGGCTGATCTGGTCAGGTCGGTCAGCGGCGGGCAGGGCACGTCACGCACGCCGTCGACGCAGCAGGGCGGCAACGCGCGTCGCGTCGCCGCCGTTCAGCGGGCGCTGACGGAGTATGGCTACGGTCAGCTGAAGCCGACGGGGATGATCGGGTCGGACACGCAGGTCGCGATCCAGAAGTTCGAGCGCGAGCGCAAATTGCCGGTGACGGGCCAGGTGTCGGATCGTCTGGTGCGCGAGCTTGCGATTGTCATCGGACGTCCGATCGAATAG